TTACATCTGCCTTTACGCCTTGAGAGTTAAGCCATTTAACCTGAGGATAAACTGGAGCAGTTCCAAGACCTCCTGCTACAAATACGATTTTCTTTTTCTTTAACTCTTCAATACTTTCACTCATTAATTCTGATGCTTGTCCAAGAGGTCCTACAAAATCTGAAAATGAATCCCCAATTTCATAGTTTTCCATTTCTTTTGTTGAGCAGCCTATAGTTTGAACTACTATAGTAACTGTACCTCTTTCGGCATCAAAATCACTTATTGTTAACGGTATTCTCTCACCTTTTTCATCCATTTTTATTATTATAAACTGACCAGGTTGTGCTGATTTAGCGACTCTTGGTGCCTCAATATCCATTAAAAATATTTGTGGTGCTAATGCTTTTTTTCCAACTATTTTATACATTTATTTACCTCCACATCTTTCTATTATTTTAGCCTACTTATGTACCATTAAAATTTTCATTATGTTAAGATATTTGTACTATCTTTATTTTACCACAAAAATCTAAAGTATATTAAAACGTTAAATTTAATTTCAAATAAAATTTTATATTAAAATAGACAGATAGTGAAGAGCATAACTTACCAATGCTATTACTATCTGTCCATTGTTAATTATTAACTAATGTACATTGACAAAACTTTTACAATAATTATTTAATTTCATATTAGAAATTAACTTTTTCACCAGTAAATGAACATGTTAATACTTTTTTCATCTCATCTAAATTTATTGGTCTTGGATTTGATCCTGTACATGCATCTTTTAAAGCATTCTCAGCTATAAAATCTAAATTAGCATCAAACTCTTCTTTAGTCATACCATTTTCAGAGAAAGATAATGGTATATTTAGAGTCTTATTTAAATCCTTTATCATATCAGTTAATGAATTTATTAATTCATCATCTGTATTCCCAGCAAGTTTTAATGTTCTAGCGATTGTAGCATATCTATCTCCACAAGATTTCTTATTAAAATCTATAACATGTGGAAGTAGTATTGCATTTGCAAGACCATGTGCAACGTGGAATACACCACCTATTTTATGCGCCATACTATGAGATATTCCTAGTAATGCATTTGAAAATGCCATTCCTGCAAGGCATTGTGCCATATGCATCTCATTTCTTGCTTCTACATTACCTTCAAATGATTTTACTAAATTCTCCTTAATCATAGTTATAGCTTGCATTGCAAGTGGGTCTGAGAAATAAGAATGAAGTCCTGCAACATAAGCCTCAAGTGCATGAGTTAATGCATCCATACCTGTGTGTGCTGTTAATTTTGGTGGCATTGTTTGAGCTAGTGATGGATCAATTATAGCTACATCCGGAGTTAAGTTGAAATCTGCTAAAGGATATTTTATTTTTGCTTTATAGTCAGTAATTACTGAAAATGCTGTAACTTCTGATGCTGTTCCACTAGTTGATGGTATAGCTATAAATTTAGCCTTTTGTCTTAAGTCTGGAATACCAAATGGTATAACAGCTTGTTCAAAAGTAAATTCTGGATATTCATAGAAAATCCACATAGCTTTTGCTGCATCAATTGGTGAACCCCCACCTATTGAAACTATTAAGTCTGGCTCAAATTCCCTCATAACTGCTGCGCCGCTCATAACTGTATCAACTGAAGGATCTGGTTCCACTCCAGTAATATGTTTAACTTCAATTCCGGCTTCATTTAAATAAGCTTCAACCTTATCT
This window of the Clostridium estertheticum genome carries:
- a CDS encoding iron-containing alcohol dehydrogenase, which encodes MNRFTLPRDIYFGENSLEVLKTLKGKKAVIVTGGSSMKKFGFLDKVEAYLNEAGIEVKHITGVEPDPSVDTVMSGAAVMREFEPDLIVSIGGGSPIDAAKAMWIFYEYPEFTFEQAVIPFGIPDLRQKAKFIAIPSTSGTASEVTAFSVITDYKAKIKYPLADFNLTPDVAIIDPSLAQTMPPKLTAHTGMDALTHALEAYVAGLHSYFSDPLAMQAITMIKENLVKSFEGNVEARNEMHMAQCLAGMAFSNALLGISHSMAHKIGGVFHVAHGLANAILLPHVIDFNKKSCGDRYATIARTLKLAGNTDDELINSLTDMIKDLNKTLNIPLSFSENGMTKEEFDANLDFIAENALKDACTGSNPRPINLDEMKKVLTCSFTGEKVNF